From Halalkalicoccus sp. CG83, one genomic window encodes:
- a CDS encoding 2Fe-2S iron-sulfur cluster-binding protein, whose protein sequence is MVDVFAASIGAFLTLTVVVLHFARGTERSIPDDISEEVLERRAATVPETDFPEPMNRAIGGGGGAAAAVGAGGEGAEGELEEGGEEAAGPGDIPEDEIEYFEIEYAKEGETIEVANNETLLEAGEDEGWDLPYACRQGQCVSCGGQIADGPSEDFVEHDNQQMLDENELEDGYTLTCVAYPRGEFTLETNETP, encoded by the coding sequence ATGGTAGACGTATTCGCCGCATCGATCGGGGCCTTCCTGACGCTCACCGTGGTGGTCCTGCACTTCGCGCGGGGCACCGAACGGTCGATTCCCGACGACATCTCCGAGGAGGTGCTCGAACGCCGCGCGGCGACCGTCCCCGAGACCGACTTCCCCGAGCCGATGAACCGCGCGATCGGCGGCGGCGGCGGTGCCGCTGCGGCCGTCGGCGCCGGCGGCGAGGGCGCCGAGGGCGAACTCGAGGAGGGCGGCGAGGAGGCCGCCGGGCCGGGCGACATCCCCGAGGACGAGATCGAGTACTTCGAGATCGAGTACGCGAAGGAGGGCGAGACGATCGAGGTCGCCAACAACGAGACGCTGCTCGAGGCCGGCGAGGACGAGGGGTGGGACCTGCCCTACGCCTGTCGGCAGGGCCAGTGCGTCTCCTGTGGCGGGCAGATCGCCGACGGCCCCTCCGAGGACTTCGTCGAACACGACAACCAGCAGATGCTCGACGAGAACGAACTCGAGGACGGCTACACGCTGACCTGCGTCGCCTACCCGCGCGGGGAGTTCACCCTCGAGACCAACGAGACGCCCTGA